Genomic window (Candidatus Nitrosocosmicus franklandus):
AGACAACAGCTCTTAACCCTTTAGTAATAATCATGTATATTACTTTTTACATTTGTAAAGTATGTTGGTGTGTATAGATTTCTTTGTTGGATCTACTTAGGAGAAAGAAATCCAAATGCTTTTTGGATTGTTTTACCATATCATAGCACCAATAAAAACCTGAATTTTATGATACGGCTATAAATTACTACATATAGTCAATAACGAGGGATCCTAACGAATGCATACCCTGATTTTTCTAAGGACATCTTTATTTCTTCGATATTTGTTAGAGATCAAATTCTATGATCACTCTATCTGTCATGTAATCTATGTCAATTTTCTTGATTCCCTTGTTGTTTCTCAACTGATTTTCTACAATAGGTTTGCAAGTTGTGCAATACATTCCAACAGCTCTAAACTGAATCTTATCATACGATATCAATATCCATCTAATCGTATATTCGTAATTTAATATCTTGACTTTATAAACTAGCAAAGAGTATCCAAATTCAAGGCAATTACAATGTCTACACTGTTTGCATTTTGTAATACATTATTAATATGACAGATTCGATTTTTGTATTTTACATTTGTAAATCCCAGTTGTTATATATGTTCTACTTTCAATATATGATATGGCAAAAGATCCTATTTGCGGTATGTTTGTTGAGGAAGAGGAAAGCTCAATTCATTATAAAAAGGATGGAATTACATATTATTTTTGCTCATCTCAGTGTCTTAACGAATTTCTCGAGCCTGAGAAGGCTCTAAAAAAGTTAAAGGTTCATGTTATGATAAGCATAGCCCTAACAATACCCATAGTTTTACTCAGTTTGCCTCATATGATCCCACAGCTAGGGCATATTTTACCTATGGAGATGATGGGATATACGAATTACATACTTTTGATCCTGTCTACTCCTGTCCAATTTTGGATTGGCTGGAGATTCTATAGGGGATTTTGGGATGGTATTAAAGCTAAAGCATCGAACATGGATACTTTAATTGCAATAGGTACTACTGCTGCATATGTTTATAGTGCAATAGTTACATTAATTCCGGGATACTTTCCCTTTACCGCGGTATACTTTGAGACGGCTGCAATAATAATTACGCTTATTTTGATAGGAAGACTCCTAGAAACAAAGACAAAGGAAAAAGCCTCTTATGCTGTCAGAAAGCTGCTAGATTTAAAGCCACGAACTGCTCGAGTACTAAGAGCAGTTATAAGAGAAAAAAATGATACAAATAAAAGTAATGAAAGTTCAACATTGGATAATCCGGGTCTAAAATTAGTTTCAAAGGAATTCAAGGAAATAGAAATTCCAGTCGAAGAAGTAATAGAAGGAGACTTGATGGTTATACGACCCGGCGAAAGAATTCCAACTGACGGAATTATAATCGATGGCTCTTCATCCATAGACGAATCTGCAATAACAGGAGAAAGTATACCCGTAGACAAAGTAAAAGGAGATGAGGTAATAGGCGCTACTATCAATAAGAACGGTTTACTAAAAGTAAGAGCAACTAAAGTTGGTCAAGATACAGTCTTATCTCACATCATTACCTTAGTGGAAGAAGCCAAAACAGGAAAAGCAAAGCTGGAAAAAATGGTCGACCAGGTTGCTAAATATTTTGTTCCTGCAATCATAATAATAGCAGTGGGAGTTTTTCTTGGATGGTACTTTGTAGGAAACGCTGGATTGACATATTCTATACTGGCTTTTGTGTCAGTAATGATAATTGCATGTCCATGTGCGTTGGGATTGGCAACTCCTGCAGCTTTAATGATGGGTGCCGGAAAAGGTGCTGAAAACGGAATCTTGTATAAGGGTGGTGAACAGATAGAGATAGCAAGTAAAGTTAATACAATAGTATTTGATAAAACTGGAACACTAACAGAAGGAAAACCTTCTGTTACCGATATTATATCACTTGATCAGATCGATAATCTCGGACTCTTAAAACTAGCATCAATGGCAGAGTCTGGGTCTGAACATCCATTGGCTCAGGCGGTCATTGATAGAGCAAAAAAAGAAGGAATTGAAACGATAGCTTCTCCCGATTCATTTAAGGCAGTAGCAGGACATGGCCTTCAAGCCGCATACTCTAATCAAAAGATAATTATCGGAAATAGAAAAATGATGTATGACAACAAAGTGCCTATTGATAAAGACGTAGAAACAAGACTGGCACAACTGGAGCAAGAAGGTAGGACTGCCGTCTTAGTTTCGGTAAATAATCGCTTGTCTGGAATAATTGCAATATCTGATACCATCAAAAAGGGAGCAAAAGAAGTGATAGAAGTATTAAAAAAACAAAGGATCGAACCAATAATGCTTACAGGAGATAATGAAAGAACTGCCAAGGCTGTGGCCTCCAAGATCGGAATAGATAGGGTAATAGCACAGGTATTGCCGCATCAAAAGGAAGCGATTGTAGATGATTTGAAGACAAAAGAAAATAAAGTTGTGGCCATGGTAGGTGATGGAATTAATGATGCACCTGCTTTAGCAAGAGCTGATTTGGGAATTGCCATAGGTTCTGGAACTGATGTAGCTAAAGAAACTGGTGGCATCATTTTAATTAAGAATGATATTCGACATGTAATAACTGCACTGGAACTTGGAAGGAAAACTGTTTTAAAAATAAAACAAAACCTGTTTTGGGCCTTTGTTTATAATACTGGATTAATTCCAGTTGCAGCTGGTATTCTTGTTCCTTTTTTTGGACTTTCAGTATTTGGCTGGCTTCCAATCCTTGCAGGTATAGCAATGGCCATGAGTTCAGTAACAGTAGTTACAAACTCTCTACTACTAGGAAGATATAAACCTAAAGAATAGAGAAGCATCTTTTATTTTTAAGATTTTGATGCTATATTGTTTTATTAAGACCCGCGGTTGTGATTTACAAATTTGTTTTTATTGATAGGGCTTCATTATTTCCAGGAGATCTATCTTGCCAGACGACAAACAGTTTATTGTCGGATGATAAGATTGTCATTGAAGGGCACTCAGATATTCCAGCATTGTTACTTATATTAACTGATTCACTAAAAAACGAGTCTCCCATATTCTGGCTTCCCATAAGAAATATATCTTGATTTCCTTCGACAGTATTATCGAGCGGCGTAGCTTGTATTGCAACAATTAATTTATCAGAGTCATGAATAATGTCTACATTCAGAGGATTTAGAAATTGACCTTGTATAAAAGACGGTTTTGTAAAACTGTTGCCATTATCTGTGCTTTTAGTAAAATAGATACCATCTCCTGTCAAATTATCGGTACTAATGTTTTCGTTTGTTAATGCTTGAGCGGAATTATGATTAGTAGTAGAAGGATCAGGAGAACCCCAAACAACATATACATTGTTATCGCTGGTGTCTATTTGCAACTCGCCAGGCTTTTCATTGGTGTTTAAACGAATTTCATTGTCAAAACTACTGCCATTGTCATGAGATTTAACAAAAAAGATTCCTCCCTCCGTGTTGTTTACTCCTACAATCGATCTATCACCGCTATCAATATTCCACGCTATATACACATTCTCTTGAGAGGAGGAAATCTTTGGAAAAGACGTCTTTCCAGCATTGTTTGAAAGATTTATTACATCTCCAAAAGTTTGACCACCATCGTTACTTGCGATAAATGATATACTACTATTACCTTGTGTAAGTTTTTGAGCATCCTGCCATACGACGTACACATTATCGCCTGATACCGAAATCTCTTGATTATACGAATCAGCTGTATTGTTTGAAAGATTTATTACATCTCCAAAAGTTTGACCACCATCGTTACTTGTGATAAAATAAATTTCTCGATTAAGTGAAGTGTCGTCTGCCCAAACTATGTAAACATTGTTTCCGTTGACAGCCATTTGTGGATGTTCAGAAAATCCCGTATTGTTTGAAAGATTTATTACATCTCCAAAAGTTTGACCACCATCGTTACTTGTTTTAAATAAGATATCATAATTCATTCGATTATGACCAAATAGATTATCTTGCCAAACAACAAATACCTTATTTTCTGATGATTCGGTCTGAGGATATACCGAATCACCTAGATTGTCACTTACATTTTGAATAACAAAAATATTGTTATACTCATCGCCGTCACCCTCTTTAACCTGCGAGTAAGATAACAATTCGGTGTCTACAGCAAGCAATGAAAGAGTTGAGAATATTGTCAATAAGCAAAATATGTATAAATAATTTTGCTTTCTATGTAAAAACATAAAGTATAATTTGACCATCTTTAATAATAGTTTAACTTAGATTTGAAATTCGACTGTGTCTAAATAGATAGATAGATAGATATTATTAGTAATTTACACTTGTTTATTAGTGAACATATGAGAAAGAACAAAAGTCTTTGGTAATCACACCATCACCCTTAGACAGAACAAATCGATCTAAAAGATAATCGCTTGATGCCAGTATAGATCTATTAGATATACTATAAGTTCTTTTTCAGAATATCCCAAGTCAAGGTGGTTGTTGTCTATTGTTAATTAAGATCTGTGACTTTAATAATACTAGTCTTTAATTCAGACCTTTAGTTAAAAGTAATG
Coding sequences:
- a CDS encoding heavy-metal-associated domain-containing protein, which encodes MLVYKVKILNYEYTIRWILISYDKIQFRAVGMYCTTCKPIVENQLRNNKGIKKIDIDYMTDRVIIEFDL
- a CDS encoding heavy metal translocating P-type ATPase — protein: MAKDPICGMFVEEEESSIHYKKDGITYYFCSSQCLNEFLEPEKALKKLKVHVMISIALTIPIVLLSLPHMIPQLGHILPMEMMGYTNYILLILSTPVQFWIGWRFYRGFWDGIKAKASNMDTLIAIGTTAAYVYSAIVTLIPGYFPFTAVYFETAAIIITLILIGRLLETKTKEKASYAVRKLLDLKPRTARVLRAVIREKNDTNKSNESSTLDNPGLKLVSKEFKEIEIPVEEVIEGDLMVIRPGERIPTDGIIIDGSSSIDESAITGESIPVDKVKGDEVIGATINKNGLLKVRATKVGQDTVLSHIITLVEEAKTGKAKLEKMVDQVAKYFVPAIIIIAVGVFLGWYFVGNAGLTYSILAFVSVMIIACPCALGLATPAALMMGAGKGAENGILYKGGEQIEIASKVNTIVFDKTGTLTEGKPSVTDIISLDQIDNLGLLKLASMAESGSEHPLAQAVIDRAKKEGIETIASPDSFKAVAGHGLQAAYSNQKIIIGNRKMMYDNKVPIDKDVETRLAQLEQEGRTAVLVSVNNRLSGIIAISDTIKKGAKEVIEVLKKQRIEPIMLTGDNERTAKAVASKIGIDRVIAQVLPHQKEAIVDDLKTKENKVVAMVGDGINDAPALARADLGIAIGSGTDVAKETGGIILIKNDIRHVITALELGRKTVLKIKQNLFWAFVYNTGLIPVAAGILVPFFGLSVFGWLPILAGIAMAMSSVTVVTNSLLLGRYKPKE
- a CDS encoding sialidase family protein produces the protein MTIFSTLSLLAVDTELLSYSQVKEGDGDEYNNIFVIQNVSDNLGDSVYPQTESSENKVFVVWQDNLFGHNRMNYDILFKTSNDGGQTFGDVINLSNNTGFSEHPQMAVNGNNVYIVWADDTSLNREIYFITSNDGGQTFGDVINLSNNTADSYNQEISVSGDNVYVVWQDAQKLTQGNSSISFIASNDGGQTFGDVINLSNNAGKTSFPKISSSQENVYIAWNIDSGDRSIVGVNNTEGGIFFVKSHDNGSSFDNEIRLNTNEKPGELQIDTSDNNVYVVWGSPDPSTTNHNSAQALTNENISTDNLTGDGIYFTKSTDNGNSFTKPSFIQGQFLNPLNVDIIHDSDKLIVAIQATPLDNTVEGNQDIFLMGSQNMGDSFFSESVNISNNAGISECPSMTILSSDNKLFVVWQDRSPGNNEALSIKTNL